A genomic window from Streptomyces broussonetiae includes:
- a CDS encoding PASTA domain-containing protein, with product MISWGHIQVLLWLFLGALALIGVVLVIARYCVPSRSASADGIVRSWIALALVAGLLVFCAVAFAVRDANLRSTLIGALAAAAGSTIAFYFSGKHAEEARQDVLSAAFGGQEVVPDLTECTEQQASEILGKTSLQLDLAPGSGPSAPPATITGQDPARGSTAPRGTTVKVTFAAGPVPGATPEGGPGQPPGG from the coding sequence GTGATCTCCTGGGGGCACATCCAGGTTCTGCTCTGGCTGTTCCTGGGCGCTCTCGCGCTCATCGGGGTGGTGCTGGTGATCGCCCGGTACTGCGTGCCGAGCCGCTCGGCGTCGGCGGACGGCATCGTCCGCAGCTGGATCGCCCTGGCTCTCGTCGCCGGCCTCCTGGTGTTCTGCGCGGTGGCCTTCGCGGTTCGGGACGCCAACCTCCGGAGCACGCTGATCGGCGCGCTCGCCGCGGCCGCCGGGTCGACGATCGCCTTCTACTTCTCCGGCAAACATGCCGAGGAGGCCCGCCAGGACGTGCTCAGTGCCGCGTTCGGAGGACAGGAAGTCGTCCCCGACCTGACCGAGTGCACGGAGCAGCAGGCCTCCGAGATCCTGGGCAAGACATCGCTCCAGCTCGACCTCGCGCCCGGTTCGGGGCCGTCCGCACCGCCGGCGACCATCACGGGTCAGGACCCTGCCAGGGGATCGACCGCGCCGAGGGGTACGACGGTGAAGGTGACCTTCGCCGCCGGGCCGGTGCCGGGTGCGACGCCGGAGGGCGGGCCGGGTCAGCCGCCCGGCGGGTAA
- a CDS encoding AfsR/SARP family transcriptional regulator yields MVSFPQLWLLGQFRLECDAEPVELCRNGQRVLAFVALRQRVSRTVLAGTLWPEVTEEHARGSLRTTLWKLPRGDQSLVRCNGDSLAAAAALRVDVHSFTETAMSVVQGCSPPLAAQLPPGLLDGDDLLPGWDEEWVLIERERLRQLRLHALDALAEALVREGRPALALEAAWESVRAEPLRESAHRAAVSAHLAEGNLMEAVRHYRSFRRLLREELGVEPSPQFAHMLSRHGVTASCAGDARVTPG; encoded by the coding sequence GTGGTTTCCTTTCCCCAGTTGTGGTTGCTCGGCCAGTTCCGGCTGGAGTGCGATGCCGAGCCCGTCGAACTGTGCCGCAACGGCCAGCGCGTGCTGGCGTTCGTCGCGCTGCGGCAACGCGTGTCCCGAACGGTGCTCGCCGGGACGCTGTGGCCCGAGGTCACGGAGGAGCACGCCAGGGGCAGCCTGCGCACCACGCTGTGGAAACTTCCGCGCGGTGACCAGTCGTTGGTCCGGTGCAACGGGGACTCGCTCGCGGCGGCCGCTGCCCTGCGCGTCGACGTGCACTCCTTCACCGAGACGGCGATGAGCGTCGTACAGGGCTGCAGTCCGCCGCTCGCCGCGCAGCTCCCGCCGGGTCTGCTGGACGGCGACGACCTGTTGCCGGGCTGGGACGAGGAGTGGGTACTGATCGAGCGCGAACGCCTGCGGCAGTTGCGGCTGCACGCCCTCGACGCGCTGGCCGAGGCGCTCGTGCGAGAGGGACGGCCTGCGCTGGCCCTGGAGGCGGCGTGGGAGAGCGTGCGCGCCGAGCCGCTGCGGGAGAGCGCGCACCGGGCTGCCGTGTCCGCGCATCTCGCCGAGGGCAATCTGATGGAGGCGGTCCGTCACTATCGTTCGTTCCGGCGGTTGCTCCGGGAGGAGCTGGGGGTCGAGCCGTCGCCCCAGTTCGCGCACATGCTCTCGCGGCACGGGGTCACGGCCTCCTGCGCGGGTGACGCCAGGGTGACGCCGGGCTGA
- a CDS encoding peptidoglycan-binding protein, producing the protein MVALSNVRFGETNEDIRIVQKALIARGRSIPDGATGHFGDETRAAYRAEQLAQGFTGTGADGIPGCASLTALGRFAGFAVDCTGAAAPASGGGRLNLGQVTYTDPHDDSGESAMQRYALQACELTGMDPTYGVPALVTISQRESAYNSPRYRVNLNDVNARGPKVADGHPQNCSRGATQCIPTTFATYHQAGTATTPYDVVADMCATINYVRDRYHVNQSGSNFASRVQQADPHRTPIGY; encoded by the coding sequence ATGGTCGCTCTGTCGAATGTCCGCTTCGGCGAGACCAACGAGGACATCCGCATCGTGCAGAAGGCCCTGATCGCACGGGGCCGCAGCATCCCCGACGGGGCCACGGGCCACTTCGGCGATGAGACGAGGGCCGCCTACCGGGCCGAACAACTCGCCCAGGGGTTCACGGGAACCGGGGCCGACGGCATACCGGGCTGCGCCTCACTGACCGCGCTCGGCCGGTTCGCCGGTTTCGCCGTCGACTGCACGGGCGCCGCCGCTCCGGCCTCGGGAGGGGGACGGCTCAACCTCGGCCAGGTCACCTACACCGACCCGCACGACGACTCCGGCGAGTCGGCCATGCAGCGCTATGCGCTGCAGGCGTGCGAACTCACGGGCATGGACCCGACGTACGGTGTCCCGGCGCTGGTCACCATCTCCCAGCGCGAGTCCGCCTACAACAGTCCGCGCTACCGGGTGAACCTGAACGACGTCAACGCGCGGGGCCCGAAGGTGGCCGACGGCCATCCGCAGAACTGCTCGCGAGGTGCCACCCAGTGCATTCCCACCACGTTCGCCACGTACCACCAGGCAGGCACGGCCACCACGCCGTACGACGTGGTCGCGGACATGTGCGCAACCATCAACTACGTGCGCGACCGCTACCACGTGAACCAGTCGGGGTCCAACTTCGCGTCGCGGGTTCAGCAGGCGGACCCGCACCGGACTCCCATCGGGTACTAG
- a CDS encoding helix-turn-helix domain-containing protein has product MDGSNALGEFLRARRALVRPEDVGLPGGGLRRVPGLRREEVAMLSGISSDYYLRLEQGRDRNPSVQVLEAIARVLRLDADATAHLAGLAQDRPAGGIRPARRSRQVPPSLLQLIDGWPRNPAYVQNRYTDCLAANALATALTPNYRPGVNLLRAVFLDPAERELRRDWEDLVEEGVAALRSETGTDADDPRLRDLVGELSLRSERFRTLWARHEVRPRRGRTSHLTHPQVGDLDLHSNKLSVDGTDGLTLVVFHAEPGSRSAELLDILGSLSAPAGSIGAERVEDQ; this is encoded by the coding sequence ATGGACGGATCGAACGCGCTCGGTGAGTTCCTGCGTGCCCGGCGTGCGCTGGTGCGGCCCGAGGACGTGGGGCTGCCCGGCGGCGGTCTGCGCCGGGTGCCGGGGCTGCGCCGGGAGGAGGTCGCGATGCTGTCCGGCATCAGCTCCGACTACTATCTGCGGCTGGAGCAGGGCCGGGACCGCAACCCGTCCGTGCAGGTCCTCGAGGCCATCGCCCGCGTGCTGCGGCTGGACGCCGACGCCACGGCCCACCTCGCCGGACTCGCCCAGGACCGGCCCGCCGGCGGGATACGGCCCGCCCGCCGCTCGCGGCAGGTCCCGCCGAGTCTGCTGCAGCTCATCGACGGCTGGCCGCGCAACCCCGCCTATGTGCAGAACCGATACACCGACTGCCTGGCCGCCAACGCACTGGCCACCGCCCTCACTCCGAACTACCGGCCCGGTGTCAACCTCCTGCGGGCCGTCTTCCTCGACCCCGCCGAGCGCGAGCTGCGCCGGGACTGGGAGGACCTCGTCGAGGAGGGCGTGGCCGCCCTGCGGTCCGAGACCGGCACGGACGCCGACGACCCGCGGCTGCGCGACCTGGTCGGCGAGCTGTCCCTGCGCAGCGAACGCTTCCGCACCCTGTGGGCCCGGCACGAGGTGCGGCCGCGGCGCGGGCGCACGAGCCACCTCACGCATCCGCAGGTCGGCGACCTCGACCTGCACTCCAACAAGCTGTCCGTGGACGGCACCGACGGACTCACCCTGGTCGTCTTCCACGCCGAGCCCGGCAGCCGCAGCGCCGAACTCCTCGACATCCTGGGCAGCCTCAGCGCCCCCGCGGGCAGCATCGGCGCGGAGCGTGTCGAGGACCAGTAG
- a CDS encoding oxidoreductase, whose amino-acid sequence MTAQLGGTVTPADGLTLTRVGYGAMQLAGPHVFGPPQDRARAVAVLRAVVDTGITHIDTADFYGPVVVNEIIREALHPYPEELRIVTKVGARRGADGSWMMSRHPEDLKAQVYDNLRNLGVDALDVVNLRLGDMDTPNEDAVADQFGALAELRERGLIRHLGLSAASAAQLDEARAIAPVVTVQNLYNLANRQDDALLARTAAMNIAFVPYFPLGGFTPLQSETLTKVASRLEASPQQVALAWLLRRSPNIALIPGTSSPDHLRENIAAASLDLPEDVVAELDAIGG is encoded by the coding sequence ATGACTGCACAGCTCGGTGGCACCGTCACCCCGGCCGACGGCCTGACCCTGACCCGCGTGGGATACGGCGCCATGCAGCTGGCCGGACCGCATGTCTTCGGCCCGCCCCAGGACCGGGCCCGGGCCGTGGCAGTGCTCCGCGCGGTGGTGGACACGGGCATCACCCACATCGACACCGCGGACTTCTACGGCCCGGTCGTCGTCAACGAGATCATCCGCGAGGCCCTCCACCCCTACCCCGAGGAGCTGCGCATCGTCACCAAGGTCGGCGCCCGCCGGGGAGCCGACGGCAGCTGGATGATGTCACGGCACCCCGAGGACCTGAAGGCGCAGGTCTACGACAACCTGCGCAACCTCGGTGTGGACGCCCTCGACGTGGTCAATCTTCGGTTGGGCGACATGGACACCCCGAACGAGGACGCGGTGGCCGACCAGTTCGGTGCGCTGGCCGAGCTGCGCGAGCGGGGTCTGATCCGGCATCTGGGGCTGAGTGCCGCGTCCGCCGCGCAGCTGGACGAGGCCCGTGCGATCGCGCCCGTGGTGACCGTGCAGAACCTGTACAACCTGGCCAACCGGCAGGACGACGCGCTGCTGGCACGCACGGCGGCGATGAACATCGCCTTCGTGCCCTACTTCCCGCTCGGCGGCTTCACGCCGCTGCAGTCCGAGACGCTGACGAAGGTCGCCTCGCGCCTGGAGGCCTCGCCGCAGCAGGTGGCGCTGGCCTGGCTGCTGCGCCGCTCCCCGAACATCGCGCTGATCCCCGGCACGTCCTCCCCGGACCACCTGCGTGAGAACATCGCAGCCGCCTCGCTGGACCTGCCCGAGGATGTGGTGGCCGAACTGGACGCCATCGGAGGCTGA
- a CDS encoding SpoIIE family protein phosphatase — protein sequence MKHGAAVAVIDALGRVAGWSEGARLLTGHSAGDVVGRPATGLLAGDIPHDTLAARAGTVALRHRDGHRIDLALTACPVTGADGEPAGFVVTADPTGAGLAGEAFEQASMSMSVFDLEQRYLRLNDAACKVMGLPETALIGRFFPDTVADAEYNRGFQHHLRQVAETGLPVRYESFAAAPALHREHLWSIEMWPLRSGSGELTGVAMAAFDNSEQYWARRRLALLNEAAIGIGTTLDVVRTAEELIDILVPRYADFASVDLLDWVLGADEPPAIPDGDVLLHRTAHGSSCEGNPGAAVRIGETDVYPPDSPPARALREGRSVLSQAGEPEFVEWLEERNARSPEGRPFRQDVHSIIAVPLRARGTTLGVAVCVRTAHPDAYGPDDAVFAEELGSRAAVCIDNARRFNRERSTALALQHSLLPRGLPGQAAVEVAHRYLPCGSLAGIGGDWFDVIPLSGGRVALVVGDVVGHGIQSSATMGRLRTAVRTLADVDLPPDELLTHLDDLVIHLSAEDSGEEVAELGATCLYAVYDPVSRRLGLAAAGHPAPTVVLPGGAAEPVSMSAGPPLGVGGLPFEATELELPEGSVVALYTDGLLEDRDRDLDGATEDLHRALTAPADSLDDLCDSVLKAVLPDQHSDDVALLLVRTRALGADRVATWDVPPDPAEVAAFRQAAGEQLTAWGLDEAAFITELVVSELVTNAIRYGEPPIQLRLIRDRALICEVSDASSTSPHLRRANAFDEGGRGLLLVAQLTQRWGSRQTGRGKTIWAEQALPEG from the coding sequence ATGAAGCATGGCGCCGCCGTGGCGGTCATCGATGCCCTGGGCAGGGTGGCCGGGTGGAGCGAAGGTGCGCGACTACTGACGGGACACTCGGCCGGGGACGTCGTGGGCCGGCCCGCGACCGGGCTGCTCGCCGGGGACATCCCGCACGACACACTGGCCGCACGGGCCGGCACCGTCGCGCTGCGTCACCGCGACGGCCACCGTATCGACCTGGCCCTCACCGCCTGCCCCGTCACCGGCGCCGACGGTGAGCCCGCCGGCTTCGTCGTCACGGCCGACCCGACCGGCGCCGGCCTGGCCGGCGAGGCCTTCGAGCAGGCCTCCATGTCCATGTCGGTCTTCGACCTCGAGCAGCGCTACCTGCGCCTCAACGACGCCGCCTGCAAGGTCATGGGTCTGCCCGAGACGGCGCTCATCGGACGGTTCTTCCCGGACACCGTGGCGGACGCCGAATACAACCGGGGCTTCCAGCACCACCTCCGACAGGTTGCCGAGACCGGCCTGCCCGTCCGCTACGAGAGCTTCGCCGCTGCGCCCGCACTGCACCGGGAACATCTCTGGAGCATCGAGATGTGGCCCCTGCGGTCCGGCTCCGGCGAGCTGACCGGCGTCGCCATGGCCGCCTTCGACAACAGCGAGCAGTACTGGGCCCGGCGCCGCCTCGCCCTGCTGAACGAGGCCGCGATCGGCATCGGCACCACCCTGGACGTGGTGCGCACCGCCGAGGAACTGATCGACATCCTGGTCCCGCGGTACGCCGACTTCGCCAGTGTCGACCTGCTCGACTGGGTGCTCGGCGCGGACGAGCCGCCCGCGATCCCGGACGGCGATGTCCTCCTGCACCGCACCGCCCATGGCTCGTCCTGCGAGGGCAACCCCGGTGCGGCGGTCCGCATCGGCGAGACCGATGTCTACCCGCCGGACTCGCCGCCCGCCCGCGCCCTGCGTGAGGGCCGCTCGGTGCTCAGCCAGGCCGGCGAGCCGGAGTTCGTCGAATGGCTCGAGGAGCGCAACGCGCGCTCGCCGGAGGGCCGCCCCTTCCGGCAGGACGTCCACTCCATCATCGCTGTTCCACTGCGGGCCCGCGGCACCACCCTGGGCGTGGCCGTCTGCGTCCGCACGGCCCACCCCGACGCCTACGGCCCCGACGACGCCGTCTTCGCCGAGGAACTCGGCAGCCGCGCCGCCGTCTGCATCGACAACGCCCGCCGCTTCAACCGCGAACGCAGCACCGCCCTCGCCCTCCAGCACAGCCTCCTGCCGCGCGGCCTGCCCGGACAGGCCGCCGTCGAGGTGGCCCACCGCTACCTGCCGTGCGGATCCCTGGCCGGTATCGGCGGCGACTGGTTCGACGTCATCCCGCTCTCCGGCGGCCGGGTCGCCCTGGTCGTGGGCGACGTGGTCGGCCACGGCATCCAGTCCTCCGCCACCATGGGCCGGCTGCGCACGGCCGTCCGTACCCTCGCCGACGTCGATCTGCCGCCCGACGAACTCCTCACGCACCTGGACGACCTGGTGATCCACCTGTCCGCAGAGGACAGCGGAGAGGAGGTCGCCGAACTCGGCGCCACCTGTCTGTACGCCGTGTACGACCCCGTTTCCCGGCGGCTCGGCCTGGCCGCCGCCGGCCATCCGGCCCCGACCGTCGTCCTGCCCGGGGGCGCCGCCGAGCCCGTCTCCATGAGCGCCGGACCGCCCCTCGGCGTCGGCGGGCTGCCGTTCGAGGCGACGGAACTGGAACTGCCCGAGGGCTCCGTGGTCGCCCTCTACACCGACGGCCTGCTCGAGGACCGCGACCGGGACCTCGACGGTGCCACCGAGGACCTGCACCGGGCCCTGACCGCACCCGCCGACTCCCTCGACGACCTGTGCGACAGCGTCCTCAAGGCCGTCCTGCCCGACCAGCACAGCGACGACGTCGCCCTGCTGCTGGTGCGCACCCGTGCCCTCGGCGCAGACCGGGTCGCCACCTGGGACGTGCCGCCCGACCCTGCCGAGGTCGCCGCCTTCCGGCAGGCGGCCGGCGAGCAGTTGACCGCCTGGGGTCTGGACGAGGCCGCCTTCATCACCGAACTCGTCGTCAGCGAACTCGTCACCAACGCCATCCGTTACGGCGAACCGCCCATCCAGCTCCGGCTGATCCGTGACCGCGCCCTCATCTGCGAGGTCTCCGACGCCAGTTCCACCTCACCGCACCTGCGCCGGGCCAACGCCTTCGACGAGGGTGGCCGCGGACTGCTCCTGGTCGCCCAGCTCACCCAGCGCTGGGGCAGCCGGCAGACCGGCCGGGGCAAGACGATCTGGGCCGAACAGGCGCTGCCCGAAGGCTGA
- a CDS encoding peroxiredoxin: protein MTERIKVGDEIEDFALPDETGTTRRLTELLADGPVVLFFYPAAMTPGCTAEACHFRDLAAEFAAVGARPVGISGDTVDKQQEFAGRHTLGMPLLSDADGAVRERFGVKRGFSVAPTKRVTYVVAQDRTVLEIVRSELRMNTHADRALAALRAHQD from the coding sequence GTGACGGAACGCATCAAGGTCGGGGACGAGATCGAGGACTTCGCCCTGCCCGACGAGACCGGCACCACCCGCCGGCTCACCGAGCTGCTGGCCGACGGGCCGGTGGTCCTCTTCTTCTATCCCGCCGCCATGACCCCCGGCTGCACCGCCGAGGCCTGCCACTTCCGTGATCTCGCCGCCGAGTTCGCCGCCGTCGGTGCCCGGCCCGTCGGCATCAGCGGTGACACGGTCGACAAGCAGCAGGAGTTCGCCGGCCGGCACACCCTCGGCATGCCCCTGCTCTCCGACGCCGACGGCGCGGTGCGCGAGCGGTTCGGCGTCAAGCGCGGATTCTCCGTGGCCCCCACCAAACGCGTGACCTATGTCGTCGCCCAGGACCGCACGGTGCTGGAGATCGTCCGCAGTGAACTGCGCATGAACACCCACGCCGACCGGGCCCTCGCCGCCCTGCGTGCGCACCAGGACTGA
- a CDS encoding MarR family winged helix-turn-helix transcriptional regulator: MPAESLSGVPGASPEVVDIERALTRITYLSTRARQHERLMGLAGVPLDRAAVALLRQIADCEPLRPGELAQRLGVEASHVTRTVQQLQRAGCVSRVPDPDDRRAQRIRLTDAGRDAMARIREAGARGMQRALAEWRPDELRQLATLFHRMVDDFLAYTSEEDSGREVDDAPLTTG; this comes from the coding sequence ATGCCCGCGGAATCGCTGTCCGGCGTGCCCGGTGCCTCCCCGGAGGTCGTCGACATCGAGCGCGCCCTGACGCGCATCACCTACCTCAGCACACGGGCCCGGCAGCACGAGCGGCTGATGGGGCTGGCCGGTGTGCCGCTGGACCGGGCGGCGGTGGCGCTGCTGCGGCAGATCGCCGACTGCGAGCCGCTGCGGCCGGGGGAGCTGGCGCAGCGCCTGGGCGTGGAGGCCTCCCATGTGACGCGGACCGTGCAGCAGCTGCAGAGGGCGGGCTGTGTCAGCCGCGTCCCCGACCCCGACGACCGGCGGGCCCAGCGGATCCGGCTCACCGACGCCGGGCGGGACGCCATGGCCCGGATCCGGGAGGCGGGCGCCCGGGGAATGCAGCGCGCCCTCGCCGAGTGGCGGCCCGACGAACTGCGGCAGCTGGCCACCCTCTTCCACCGCATGGTCGACGACTTCCTCGCGTACACGAGCGAGGAGGACTCCGGCCGGGAGGTGGACGACGCCCCGCTGACGACGGGCTGA
- a CDS encoding putative quinol monooxygenase, giving the protein MAFAVVAQYQCAPADVDTVRDALRKMRELVPSEPANLAYEAHEVVDRPGAFLLYERYTDRAGFEAHKETDHFAELIRGTVFPLLKERTVTFAETV; this is encoded by the coding sequence ATGGCCTTCGCCGTCGTCGCCCAGTACCAGTGCGCGCCCGCCGACGTCGACACCGTGCGCGACGCGCTCCGCAAGATGCGCGAACTGGTCCCGTCCGAGCCCGCGAACCTCGCCTACGAGGCACACGAAGTGGTCGACCGGCCGGGGGCGTTCCTGTTGTACGAGCGGTACACCGACCGCGCCGGCTTCGAGGCGCACAAGGAGACGGACCACTTCGCGGAGCTGATCCGGGGCACGGTGTTCCCGCTGCTGAAGGAGCGGACCGTCACCTTCGCCGAGACGGTCTGA
- a CDS encoding SH3 domain-containing protein produces the protein MILRTLRSGLLATVAVLAFLPAAAGAAPASAAAPYPASAAIGRHHVRHTYPAPYRMHHHRYVTHHARHMYRVHRLRHFGAQAMTYRFVPRTTAQHWAVQGASYRIAGHRTSCRLVRRATGRVTTSYARLNVRSGPGTGYPVIGHRHSGRLVGLTCRTRGSSVAGYHTWYRLSRNGGYVSARYVHVHGNRTLPWC, from the coding sequence ATGATCCTACGGACTCTCAGGAGCGGTCTGCTGGCCACGGTCGCAGTGCTCGCGTTCCTGCCCGCGGCGGCCGGAGCCGCCCCCGCGAGCGCCGCCGCCCCGTACCCGGCGTCCGCCGCCATCGGCCGACACCACGTGCGCCACACCTACCCCGCTCCGTACCGCATGCACCACCACAGGTACGTCACGCACCACGCACGCCACATGTACCGCGTCCACCGGCTGCGCCACTTCGGCGCCCAGGCAATGACGTACCGCTTCGTCCCGCGGACGACGGCCCAGCACTGGGCCGTGCAGGGGGCGTCGTACCGGATCGCGGGTCACCGGACGTCGTGCCGTCTCGTCCGGCGCGCCACCGGCCGGGTCACCACCAGCTACGCCCGGCTCAACGTCCGCTCCGGTCCGGGCACCGGCTACCCGGTGATCGGCCACCGGCACTCGGGCCGGCTCGTGGGGCTCACCTGCAGGACGCGCGGTTCGTCGGTCGCCGGCTACCACACCTGGTACCGCCTCTCGCGCAACGGAGGCTACGTCTCGGCCCGCTACGTCCACGTCCACGGGAACCGCACCCTGCCCTGGTGCTGA
- a CDS encoding helix-turn-helix domain-containing protein, translated as MPDDPRVAELRELKDRTGLSLAALAARTPYSKSAWHRYLSGGTPPPRSAVEALCRLAGADPDAVLPLWNTLEAAPAAPAGPPEASGRRRRTRRRPWRRRPEDAPRTPSGPPSQTPSRASAQAPPPVAPRLSSRLSSRLSSRLSSRLSSRLPSWLPSWLPLSALALFGAATAVAAAVTLAARPGTAPATQSLPAVPRCHGRSCQGELPDASVCARDARTTSTVTDPAYTVQLRYSAACGTAWSQVRLRTPRAHEVSVRSGQDVLTAGYPADDSAGDSSPMVSVSSPRGVEACAEVGGELACTGRDVEPEEEG; from the coding sequence ATGCCGGACGACCCACGGGTGGCGGAACTGCGCGAGCTGAAGGACCGTACGGGGCTGAGCCTCGCGGCACTGGCCGCGCGCACCCCGTACAGCAAGTCCGCCTGGCACCGCTATCTGTCCGGCGGAACGCCGCCGCCCCGGTCCGCCGTGGAGGCGCTCTGCCGTCTCGCCGGCGCCGATCCCGACGCCGTACTGCCCCTGTGGAACACGCTCGAGGCCGCACCGGCGGCCCCCGCGGGTCCGCCGGAGGCATCCGGCCGCAGGCGGCGGACGAGGCGGCGTCCGTGGCGGCGCCGGCCGGAAGACGCGCCACGGACGCCGTCCGGGCCGCCGTCGCAGACGCCGTCCCGGGCTTCGGCGCAAGCTCCGCCGCCGGTCGCGCCGCGGCTCTCCTCGCGCCTGTCGTCCCGCCTTTCGTCCCGCCTTTCGTCCCGCCTTTCGTCCCGTCTTCCGTCCTGGCTGCCGTCGTGGCTTCCGCTGTCCGCGCTCGCGCTGTTCGGCGCGGCCACGGCGGTGGCCGCCGCCGTCACGCTGGCCGCGCGTCCGGGCACCGCGCCCGCCACGCAGAGCCTGCCTGCGGTGCCCCGCTGTCACGGCCGTTCGTGCCAGGGCGAGCTGCCCGACGCGTCGGTGTGCGCCCGGGACGCACGGACCACGAGCACCGTCACCGACCCCGCCTACACGGTTCAGTTGCGCTACTCGGCGGCCTGCGGCACCGCCTGGTCCCAGGTACGGCTGCGCACGCCACGGGCCCACGAGGTGTCGGTGCGCTCGGGCCAGGACGTGCTCACGGCCGGCTATCCGGCGGACGACTCCGCCGGGGACAGCAGTCCGATGGTCTCGGTGTCCTCGCCCCGGGGCGTGGAGGCGTGTGCCGAGGTGGGCGGGGAGCTGGCGTGCACGGGCCGGGACGTGGAGCCGGAGGAGGAGGGGTGA
- a CDS encoding TetR/AcrR family transcriptional regulator: MAGRTARAEQVSATREAILDAAERLFAEHGVYAVSNRQVSEAAGQGNNAAVGYHFGTKADLVRAVARRHAEHIETLRERALAVAGDSMDVRDWIDCLVRPVTEHLAGLGSPTWYARFCAQVMTDPALHEIMVEESMASPALGQAIEALNRTLPELPPEVRAERGQMVRQLILHTCAERERALAEGAPTPRATWEQAATGLADAIEGLWLAPVSGTTP; encoded by the coding sequence ATGGCGGGCAGGACGGCGCGGGCCGAGCAGGTGAGCGCTACGCGGGAGGCGATCCTGGACGCGGCGGAGCGGCTGTTCGCCGAGCATGGTGTGTACGCCGTCTCCAACCGCCAGGTCAGCGAGGCCGCCGGCCAGGGCAACAACGCGGCGGTCGGCTATCACTTCGGCACCAAGGCCGACCTGGTCCGCGCGGTGGCGCGTCGGCACGCCGAGCACATCGAGACCCTGCGGGAGCGGGCGCTCGCCGTGGCCGGCGACTCCATGGACGTACGTGACTGGATCGACTGCCTGGTGCGCCCGGTGACCGAGCACCTGGCCGGGCTCGGCAGCCCCACCTGGTACGCCCGGTTCTGTGCCCAGGTGATGACCGACCCGGCGCTGCACGAGATCATGGTCGAGGAGTCCATGGCCTCACCGGCGCTTGGGCAGGCGATCGAGGCCCTGAACCGCACCCTTCCCGAGCTGCCGCCCGAGGTCCGCGCCGAACGCGGCCAGATGGTCCGCCAGTTGATCCTGCACACCTGCGCGGAGCGGGAACGGGCCCTCGCCGAGGGCGCCCCCACCCCGCGCGCCACCTGGGAGCAGGCGGCCACCGGACTCGCCGACGCGATCGAGGGCCTGTGGCTTGCACCGGTGAGCGGCACGACGCCGTGA